One genomic window of Petroclostridium xylanilyticum includes the following:
- a CDS encoding transposase — protein sequence MYRQTTLFTLDQILEIQPLTKLQAILTFVDYSIMLEAFKIDASKRGPKGFSYSSLLNALLAMQIEQLPTVKALVKRLKTDPVLRVTCGFDAVGKTPSAATFSRFIEKLSKTNVLEKTFRRMVRRAKTLGLIDGTHVSIDASKIDAFEHAIPKSRIPENNPEFPHWGAKQDTNGNMIKWFGWKMHAVVDTTSGIPLGYIITPANIADMVMAIPLMNKLKEDYENLFKPSYYIMDTGYDTPAIYQHAILLGAQAIISINWRNT from the coding sequence ATGTATCGGCAAACAACATTATTTACTTTAGATCAAATTTTAGAAATTCAACCATTAACAAAATTACAAGCTATTTTAACATTTGTTGATTATTCAATTATGCTTGAAGCTTTTAAAATTGATGCCAGCAAGCGAGGTCCTAAAGGTTTTTCATATTCCAGCTTGCTCAATGCCTTGCTTGCAATGCAGATTGAACAACTTCCTACCGTTAAGGCATTGGTTAAAAGGTTAAAAACCGACCCTGTTTTAAGAGTAACCTGTGGTTTTGATGCTGTTGGTAAAACACCCAGTGCAGCAACTTTTTCAAGATTTATTGAAAAGCTTTCTAAAACAAATGTGCTTGAAAAGACTTTTCGCCGAATGGTACGTAGAGCTAAAACCTTGGGACTTATTGATGGTACTCACGTTTCTATTGATGCATCAAAAATTGATGCTTTTGAGCATGCTATACCAAAATCGAGGATACCGGAAAACAATCCTGAGTTTCCTCACTGGGGTGCCAAGCAAGATACCAACGGTAATATGATAAAATGGTTTGGCTGGAAGATGCACGCCGTAGTTGATACAACAAGCGGTATACCATTAGGGTATATCATAACCCCTGCAAATATAGCAGATATGGTAATGGCAATACCACTCATGAATAAGCTTAAAGAAGATTATGAAAACTTATTCAAACCATCATATTACATTATGGATACAGGCTATGATACACCAGCCATCTATCAGCATGCCATATTGCTTGGTGCTCAAGCCATCATATCCATTAATTGGAGAAATACAAA